In Archaeoglobaceae archaeon, one genomic interval encodes:
- a CDS encoding YcaO-related McrA-glycine thioamidation protein: MAKIELRSVKKAFKDGTHRARKPEETLSWIEPKIKIAGITRLANITGLDRIGIPIFSAIRPTAAEGAVSVYSGKGMTETLAKISAIMESFERYSAEFRNEKTIKGNYRQISEEYNAIDPESLILPKDTPFNEDVVLRWVWGYDLLQNEEILVPVSAVFHPYSPIGDFHLFRTTTNGLASGNTIEEAILHGLMEVVERDAWSIAELCRNGGKVIETDDPLIQELIEKFKKAGVEIFLRDITSDLKIPVVAAVSDDVTLKDPALLTIGFGAHSEPEVACIRAILEVAQSRLVQIQGAREDTIKAEVMRRAGYERMKRINRHWFERSEEVELSKLPKFSTEDLREDIEITLSLLKKKGFERAIVVDLTREELGVPTVRVIVPGLEVFGMDPTRVGERALSFLKK; this comes from the coding sequence ATGGCTAAGATTGAGCTCAGAAGTGTCAAAAAAGCGTTCAAGGACGGCACACATAGAGCGAGAAAGCCTGAAGAAACTCTAAGCTGGATTGAGCCAAAGATAAAAATCGCTGGAATCACAAGGCTTGCAAATATAACCGGGCTGGACAGAATAGGAATCCCAATCTTTTCAGCGATAAGGCCGACTGCAGCTGAAGGAGCTGTGTCGGTTTATTCGGGCAAAGGGATGACAGAGACTCTGGCAAAGATCTCCGCAATAATGGAGAGCTTCGAGAGATACTCTGCGGAGTTCAGGAATGAGAAGACAATCAAAGGAAATTACAGGCAGATCTCAGAAGAATACAATGCAATTGATCCCGAATCGCTGATCCTTCCTAAAGATACACCTTTCAACGAAGATGTGGTGCTTAGATGGGTATGGGGCTATGATTTGCTTCAGAACGAGGAGATTCTTGTACCAGTTAGCGCAGTATTTCATCCCTACTCTCCAATTGGCGATTTTCATCTTTTCAGAACCACGACGAATGGTCTCGCTTCTGGAAATACTATTGAAGAAGCAATTCTGCACGGCTTGATGGAAGTCGTTGAAAGAGATGCCTGGAGCATTGCGGAGCTCTGCAGAAATGGCGGTAAAGTGATCGAAACTGACGATCCATTGATCCAAGAATTAATTGAAAAATTTAAAAAAGCGGGAGTTGAGATTTTCTTGAGAGACATCACAAGTGATCTTAAAATTCCTGTTGTTGCTGCGGTTTCCGACGACGTAACCTTAAAAGATCCCGCATTGCTAACGATTGGCTTTGGTGCTCATTCTGAGCCTGAAGTTGCATGCATAAGGGCAATTCTGGAGGTTGCCCAGAGCAGGCTTGTTCAGATTCAGGGAGCAAGAGAGGACACAATAAAGGCTGAAGTAATGAGGAGAGCGGGTTATGAGAGAATGAAAAGGATAAACAGGCACTGGTTTGAAAGAAGCGAAGAAGTCGAGCTCAGCAAGCTTCCAAAGTTCTCCACGGAGGATCTAAGAGAGGACATAGAGATCACGTTGAGCTTGCTAAAGAAAAAAGGATTTGAAAGGGCTATAGTGGTTGATCTGACGAGAGAAGAGCTCGGAGTTCCTACAGTCCGCGTAATAGTGCCAGGGTTGGAAGTTTTTGGAATGGATCCAACAAGGGTAGGTGAGAGAGCTCTTAGCTTTCTGAAGAAATGA
- a CDS encoding DUF61 family protein → MNEKILAKMIESVNKHMPAVTRNLEEMLNEKDPTILAKDGNEYYIEKKELEFIAQHVDELERKKFRIPIILEMCEIGGERVIFVRDKLHIDFIKKAFGYDRMVNDNLMLYLYELPAIRRKLRTATQVMFRVEL, encoded by the coding sequence ATGAACGAAAAAATTCTTGCAAAAATGATTGAATCGGTTAACAAACACATGCCTGCAGTGACGAGAAATCTTGAAGAAATGCTAAATGAGAAGGATCCGACGATTCTTGCAAAGGATGGAAATGAATACTACATCGAGAAGAAAGAACTCGAGTTCATAGCACAGCACGTTGACGAGCTTGAAAGGAAAAAATTCAGGATCCCGATAATCTTGGAGATGTGCGAAATCGGTGGCGAAAGGGTAATTTTCGTAAGAGACAAGCTTCACATAGATTTTATAAAAAAAGCCTTTGGTTATGACCGCATGGTTAATGATAACCTGATGCTTTACCTTTACGAGCTTCCCGCAATAAGAAGAAAGCTTAGAACCGCAACACAGGTTATGTTTAGGGTGGAATTATGA
- a CDS encoding radical SAM protein yields the protein MECKFCGKNAPSKFLGVCVDCARSEKSLSLLDKIHPKKGAFVKTCKLCANECKELALCGKPLYGNLIYYEDPLPTNCCNSWFCSGSKLSGTNMAVFYYGCNFDCVFCQNWSHKNVNRNFVSLEELLQAVQQKRVKCICHFGGSPEPQLPFALKFSRKALELREDIMICWEWNGAGNSALALKSAEISSKSKGTVKFDLKAWSEPLHLLLTGRSPERVRKNFELIGERFPEVLSATTLLVPYYVDESEINGIASFIASISEKIPYSLLVFHPDYKLTDLPVTPREQVMKCYKTAKKHLRNVNIGNLHLLGL from the coding sequence ATGGAATGCAAGTTCTGCGGAAAAAATGCTCCTTCTAAATTCCTTGGTGTTTGCGTTGATTGTGCAAGGTCTGAGAAATCATTAAGCCTGCTGGATAAAATTCATCCCAAGAAAGGAGCATTCGTAAAAACCTGTAAGCTCTGTGCAAACGAATGCAAAGAGCTCGCTCTATGCGGAAAACCCCTTTATGGCAATCTGATCTACTACGAGGATCCCTTGCCTACGAACTGCTGTAACTCTTGGTTCTGCAGCGGTAGCAAGCTCTCCGGGACGAATATGGCTGTTTTTTATTACGGTTGCAACTTTGACTGCGTTTTTTGCCAGAACTGGAGCCACAAGAACGTGAATCGGAATTTCGTAAGTCTTGAAGAGCTTTTGCAAGCGGTTCAGCAAAAAAGAGTGAAATGCATCTGCCACTTCGGCGGATCTCCAGAACCTCAGCTTCCTTTTGCATTGAAATTCAGCAGAAAAGCTTTAGAGCTTAGAGAAGACATCATGATCTGCTGGGAATGGAATGGAGCGGGAAATTCCGCTTTGGCTTTAAAGAGTGCAGAGATTAGCAGTAAGTCTAAAGGAACCGTGAAGTTCGATCTAAAAGCGTGGAGTGAGCCATTGCATTTGCTTCTAACTGGAAGAAGTCCTGAAAGAGTTAGAAAAAACTTTGAACTCATTGGTGAACGATTTCCCGAAGTTTTATCAGCCACAACTTTGCTGGTGCCATACTACGTTGATGAATCCGAGATCAACGGTATTGCAAGCTTTATAGCCTCTATCAGCGAGAAAATTCCATATAGCCTCCTCGTTTTCCATCCGGATTATAAGCTAACAGATCTTCCAGTTACACCAAGAGAACAGGTGATGAAATGCTATAAAACTGCAAAAAAGCATCTCAGGAACGTTAACATCGGGAATTTGCACCTTTTAGGGCTTTAA
- a CDS encoding DUF1805 domain-containing protein translates to MILLITVELLEIKGKRVLGLKVDLPKAPLLLIICGEIVIGCGYISVEAMEKLGNCACVVRGVRSFEDMLNAEISELTSKAEKLGARKGMRVRELLEKIEV, encoded by the coding sequence GTGATTTTATTGATCACTGTGGAACTATTAGAGATTAAAGGAAAGAGAGTTCTCGGATTAAAAGTCGATCTGCCAAAAGCCCCGTTGCTTTTGATCATCTGCGGAGAAATCGTGATTGGTTGCGGATACATAAGCGTTGAAGCGATGGAAAAGCTCGGAAATTGCGCCTGTGTTGTTAGAGGCGTTAGAAGCTTCGAGGACATGCTAAATGCAGAGATCTCGGAATTGACTTCAAAAGCTGAAAAGCTTGGAGCAAGAAAAGGCATGAGAGTTCGCGAGCTTTTGGAAAAGATTGAAGTTTGA
- a CDS encoding S-adenosyl-l-methionine hydroxide adenosyltransferase family protein: MIVTLLTDFGDFYPGVMKGVILSLAPEAKIVDIAHSIEPQNVFQGAFLLYHSYRFFRNAIHVAIVDPGVGSNRKAIVVKTKHHFFVAPDNGIAYPSASEDGILKIYEIDNKISELVGELSTTFHGRDVFAPAVAMLLKQDFSYFREIDAMQPLNLFDYALEGKNLKARVVYVDRFGNLITNVPANALMGAKGFNLHGIEFPIVKTYSDVAEGEPLALIGSFGTLELSVRNGSASKLLGISSGFVEMEVLR, from the coding sequence ATGATAGTTACTCTGCTTACAGACTTCGGCGATTTTTATCCTGGAGTAATGAAGGGAGTAATATTAAGCTTGGCTCCAGAAGCAAAAATAGTCGATATAGCCCACTCTATTGAACCTCAGAACGTTTTTCAGGGTGCATTCTTGCTCTACCACTCCTATCGATTCTTCAGAAATGCGATTCATGTTGCGATCGTGGATCCAGGTGTTGGAAGCAATAGAAAAGCCATTGTTGTTAAAACCAAGCACCACTTCTTCGTTGCTCCTGACAACGGCATAGCCTATCCTTCTGCAAGCGAAGATGGGATTCTAAAGATCTATGAGATCGATAACAAGATCTCAGAGCTCGTTGGAGAGTTATCCACGACTTTTCATGGAAGAGACGTCTTCGCTCCAGCGGTGGCGATGCTTTTGAAACAAGATTTCAGCTACTTCAGAGAAATAGATGCCATGCAACCTTTAAATCTTTTTGACTACGCTTTAGAAGGAAAAAATCTAAAGGCAAGGGTTGTTTATGTCGATAGATTTGGAAATCTGATCACAAATGTTCCCGCAAATGCCTTGATGGGTGCAAAAGGTTTTAATCTTCATGGCATAGAATTTCCGATAGTGAAGACTTACTCTGATGTGGCTGAAGGTGAACCCTTGGCTTTGATCGGTAGCTTTGGAACTCTTGAGCTTAGCGTTAGAAATGGCAGTGCTTCGAAGTTGCTTGGAATCAGCTCAGGCTTTGTCGAGATGGAGGTGCTGAGATGA
- a CDS encoding nitrilase-related carbon-nitrogen hydrolase has product MSTSKLRIALAQQKIAPDREANLMKGLSLIKRALQVKANLVILPELFNTGLYENCLLSVEKLEKELEMILKLSKERDLVIVVGVAEKSDALYDSAVIINRGEILGIHRKNLLFPLNREKEFFKSGNRLEVFETPIGRIGVLICYEIRFPELARKLMKKGAEIIAVPAEFPKQRIEHWKTLLRARAIENQLFVAGVNCVEGDLDYGGNSMLVDPEGKVLLEAGIYQEVLMADIDLSDVQKTREKLPFLKDYESLDPSSR; this is encoded by the coding sequence TTGAGCACATCTAAGCTTCGAATTGCCTTAGCCCAGCAGAAAATAGCTCCTGACAGAGAAGCGAATCTTATGAAAGGTTTGAGCCTGATTAAGAGAGCACTGCAAGTTAAAGCGAATTTGGTTATCCTTCCGGAACTTTTTAACACTGGACTTTATGAAAACTGCCTCTTGTCGGTTGAAAAGCTCGAAAAAGAGCTGGAAATGATCCTGAAACTTTCAAAAGAAAGGGATCTGGTAATCGTTGTGGGAGTCGCTGAGAAAAGCGACGCCTTATACGATTCAGCAGTCATTATAAACCGGGGAGAGATCTTGGGCATTCACAGAAAAAATCTTCTCTTTCCGCTCAACAGGGAAAAGGAATTTTTCAAGTCCGGAAATAGGCTCGAGGTCTTTGAAACTCCCATAGGTAGAATTGGTGTTTTGATCTGCTACGAAATAAGATTTCCAGAACTTGCAAGGAAATTGATGAAGAAAGGAGCTGAGATCATCGCTGTGCCTGCGGAGTTTCCAAAGCAGAGAATTGAGCACTGGAAGACATTGCTGAGGGCAAGAGCGATAGAAAACCAGCTATTCGTTGCGGGTGTTAACTGCGTTGAAGGGGATCTCGACTACGGGGGCAACTCAATGCTTGTCGATCCTGAAGGAAAAGTGCTTTTGGAAGCGGGGATCTATCAGGAAGTCCTGATGGCGGACATAGATCTGTCGGATGTTCAGAAAACGCGGGAAAAGCTTCCTTTTTTAAAGGACTATGAGAGTCTTGATCCTTCGTCCCGCTGA
- a CDS encoding uroporphyrinogen-III synthase, translated as MRVLILRPAELLSETVEMFRKAGIEAYGCPFVALRYENFQVPPHDFAIVTSQNSAREIAKRGIKLEKVIAIGKKTAEILKNAGYEVLVPKRFESGAIVEEFKELLKGKRVVAIRSDQGSDVLRRISEFADYSEVFAYRIVKLKGEEQKKEIEKVKSGFYDAIVFSSRMIAESFLDNCDEECIKKLRKIVLIAIGTPTAEFLEKRGLSAIIPDEFTFEGIKKLIKALKGANSRC; from the coding sequence ATGAGAGTCTTGATCCTTCGTCCCGCTGAGCTTCTCAGCGAGACTGTCGAAATGTTCAGAAAAGCGGGAATCGAAGCTTACGGATGCCCATTTGTCGCATTGCGGTATGAGAACTTTCAGGTGCCCCCGCATGACTTTGCAATAGTTACGAGCCAGAATTCTGCGAGAGAAATAGCCAAAAGGGGAATAAAGCTTGAAAAAGTCATTGCAATCGGAAAAAAGACCGCAGAGATTCTAAAAAATGCGGGCTATGAAGTTCTTGTGCCAAAGAGATTCGAGTCGGGTGCCATCGTTGAGGAATTCAAAGAGCTTCTAAAGGGCAAAAGGGTTGTAGCGATTCGTAGCGATCAGGGAAGCGATGTTTTGCGAAGAATTTCTGAATTTGCAGACTACAGCGAAGTATTTGCTTACAGAATTGTCAAGCTAAAGGGGGAGGAGCAAAAAAAGGAGATAGAAAAAGTCAAATCTGGATTTTATGATGCAATTGTGTTCTCAAGCAGAATGATTGCGGAAAGCTTTCTTGATAATTGCGACGAAGAGTGCATCAAAAAACTCCGTAAAATTGTTCTTATTGCTATTGGAACACCAACCGCAGAGTTTCTTGAAAAAAGAGGTCTCTCGGCAATAATTCCAGATGAGTTTACATTTGAGGGAATAAAGAAGCTCATTAAAGCCCTAAAAGGTGCAAATTCCCGATGTTAA
- a CDS encoding DUF63 family protein, translated as MDLWGFIKEYYIDSIVYKEGYNIVNTLTWAIILVIAVFLLYRFIEKRFEIDRKFIFANIPYVILGSSSRVVEDAGFLKPPVSYVFMSPFIFFLIFFIAFPTLLASRRFFGDRYYLAYSLVGLAFAIPTLALLFLNLKIENPLILPYAIIGAFIVATAFYQIPLKTKNLLSFSVMFAHMLDSFGTFLGVQYHGYVEIHVLPELIVENFGPIALPIAKFAVIGLVLYLIDASEEKESLKNFLKFALLVLGLGPALRNALRITFAV; from the coding sequence ATGGATCTTTGGGGATTCATAAAAGAGTATTACATTGACTCGATCGTTTACAAGGAGGGATACAACATCGTTAACACGCTTACATGGGCGATTATACTCGTAATTGCAGTTTTTCTGCTTTACAGATTCATCGAAAAAAGGTTTGAGATCGACAGAAAGTTTATTTTTGCAAACATCCCATACGTAATACTTGGTTCGTCTTCAAGAGTTGTGGAAGATGCGGGATTTTTGAAACCCCCAGTTTCATACGTTTTCATGTCTCCATTCATATTCTTTCTAATCTTTTTCATAGCATTTCCAACCCTTTTAGCATCAAGGAGATTTTTTGGTGATAGATATTACCTTGCCTATAGTTTGGTTGGGCTCGCTTTTGCGATTCCAACGCTTGCTCTTTTGTTTTTAAATCTAAAAATCGAAAATCCTCTTATTTTGCCCTATGCAATCATCGGAGCCTTTATCGTTGCCACCGCTTTTTATCAAATTCCGCTTAAAACAAAGAATTTGCTCAGCTTTTCTGTGATGTTTGCACATATGCTCGATAGCTTTGGAACGTTTTTGGGGGTTCAGTATCATGGCTACGTTGAGATCCACGTGCTTCCAGAACTCATCGTTGAAAACTTCGGGCCTATAGCTTTACCTATAGCCAAGTTCGCAGTCATAGGACTCGTTCTTTACCTTATAGATGCATCTGAGGAAAAAGAAAGTCTTAAGAACTTCTTAAAATTCGCTCTGCTCGTTCTGGGGCTTGGTCCAGCTTTGAGAAATGCCTTGAGAATAACCTTCGCGGTATGA
- a CDS encoding helix-turn-helix domain-containing protein, translated as MSSWEEYSKSIEKSKEYHERYHRAVNHPIRKEILKLILKGLSEEQIARELNLSSSELNYHLQVLLQGFCIKRVDGKLVLTQEGRVVEHI; from the coding sequence GTGTCGAGCTGGGAGGAGTATTCAAAGAGCATTGAAAAGAGCAAGGAGTATCACGAACGCTATCATCGTGCGGTAAATCATCCGATAAGGAAGGAAATATTAAAGCTGATTCTAAAGGGTCTAAGCGAAGAACAGATAGCAAGAGAACTCAATTTATCAAGCTCGGAACTCAATTATCACCTTCAGGTTCTCCTTCAGGGATTCTGCATAAAGAGAGTTGACGGAAAGCTCGTTTTGACACAGGAGGGGAGAGTAGTTGAGCACATCTAA
- the glmM gene encoding phosphoglucosamine mutase — MSLFGTNGVRGIANEELTAEMALDLGRVIATLKPGKIAVACDTRLSSFMLKSAVLAGIMSAGSVAVDLGIAPTPALQFYAKLKKIAGVVVTASHNPREYNGIKFVQENGAEFFREMDEQSERVYMSKSFRIAKWNEVGSLLHDNCIEPYVNAIVESVAIDKKYRVAVDCGNGAGCFTTPEILKRLGCEVYGINCNPDGRFPARNPEPVEKELGLLKRAVVDFGADLGVAHDGDADRAVFVNEKGEFVSEDAMLALMAKHYVEKHGGGIVVTPVSSSRCVEDAVKSAGGEVVYTAVGSPVVAKVMIEKKAIFGGEGNGGLIFPEHLLARDGGMSVAKILELMDETGKKLSELIAEIPRYYMLKGKVECRNKEKVLSELRSRFPDANHVDGARIDFEDGWILIRPSGTEPIARIYAEGKTKERAEELYSEGMKILKQILS, encoded by the coding sequence ATGAGTCTTTTCGGCACAAATGGTGTTCGTGGAATTGCGAATGAAGAGCTCACAGCGGAAATGGCTTTAGATTTGGGCAGAGTGATAGCGACTTTAAAGCCCGGAAAAATAGCGGTTGCTTGCGACACAAGGCTTTCAAGCTTCATGCTGAAATCTGCGGTTCTTGCAGGAATAATGTCTGCAGGTAGCGTCGCAGTTGATCTCGGAATCGCTCCAACTCCAGCACTTCAGTTTTACGCAAAATTAAAGAAGATTGCAGGAGTTGTTGTTACTGCAAGCCATAATCCGAGAGAATACAACGGGATAAAGTTTGTTCAGGAAAATGGAGCAGAATTCTTTAGAGAAATGGATGAGCAAAGCGAAAGAGTTTACATGAGCAAAAGCTTTAGGATTGCGAAATGGAATGAGGTTGGTAGCCTTTTACACGACAATTGCATTGAGCCATACGTTAACGCAATCGTTGAAAGCGTTGCGATTGACAAAAAATACCGCGTTGCAGTCGATTGTGGCAATGGTGCTGGTTGCTTTACAACTCCTGAAATCCTGAAAAGGCTTGGTTGCGAGGTTTATGGTATAAACTGCAACCCAGACGGTAGATTTCCTGCAAGAAACCCTGAACCAGTTGAAAAAGAACTCGGACTTCTTAAGAGGGCGGTTGTTGATTTTGGAGCGGATTTGGGTGTTGCTCACGATGGCGACGCAGACAGGGCGGTTTTTGTGAATGAGAAGGGAGAGTTCGTTTCAGAAGATGCGATGCTTGCGTTGATGGCAAAGCACTACGTCGAGAAGCATGGTGGAGGCATTGTGGTAACTCCAGTTTCATCTTCTCGTTGCGTTGAAGATGCGGTAAAATCTGCTGGAGGAGAAGTGGTTTATACTGCTGTAGGTTCGCCAGTTGTTGCAAAGGTCATGATTGAAAAGAAAGCTATCTTTGGTGGCGAAGGAAATGGCGGACTGATCTTTCCAGAGCATCTGCTTGCAAGAGATGGGGGTATGAGCGTTGCAAAAATCCTCGAGCTTATGGACGAGACTGGAAAAAAGCTAAGTGAGCTAATTGCAGAGATTCCACGTTATTACATGCTTAAAGGCAAGGTTGAGTGCAGGAATAAGGAAAAAGTTCTTTCTGAGCTTCGAAGTAGATTCCCAGATGCCAATCATGTCGATGGTGCAAGGATCGATTTTGAAGACGGCTGGATTCTGATTCGTCCCTCGGGCACAGAGCCAATTGCAAGGATTTATGCTGAAGGCAAAACCAAGGAAAGGGCTGAAGAGCTTTACAGCGAGGGCATGAAGATTTTAAAGCAGATTCTCAGTTGA
- the cobB gene encoding NAD-dependent protein deacetylase gives MPNGIDDKIKLSAEILAKSKNAVVFTGAGISAESGIPTFRGEDGLWRKYDPEEVASIQGFRRNPRAFWEFSMELMKNTSAEPNPAHYAIAELEKMGIVKAVITQNIDMLHQRAGSKKVYELHGSIEKLKCLDCRKEYSWEDFSDLLQNSDIPKCKHCGSYYVKPKVVLFGEPLPSTVLYQAIEESRRADAFLVVGSSLVVYPAAELPYIAKSNGAKMILINAESTVADHIFDVVFYGKAGEILPKIVEEVKRIKSRI, from the coding sequence ATGCCTAATGGTATTGATGATAAAATAAAACTCTCAGCGGAAATTTTGGCAAAATCGAAGAATGCGGTAGTTTTTACTGGAGCGGGAATATCTGCGGAGAGCGGTATTCCAACTTTCCGTGGTGAAGATGGGTTATGGAGAAAGTATGACCCAGAAGAAGTTGCTTCAATTCAGGGATTTAGAAGAAATCCAAGAGCTTTCTGGGAATTCTCGATGGAGCTCATGAAAAATACTTCCGCTGAACCAAATCCCGCCCATTATGCAATCGCAGAACTTGAAAAAATGGGAATTGTTAAGGCAGTAATAACTCAAAATATTGACATGCTCCATCAGAGAGCGGGAAGCAAAAAGGTTTACGAGCTACATGGAAGCATAGAGAAATTAAAATGCCTTGACTGTCGCAAAGAATATAGCTGGGAGGATTTTTCGGATTTGCTTCAGAATAGCGATATACCGAAGTGCAAACACTGCGGAAGTTATTACGTAAAGCCAAAAGTTGTTCTTTTTGGCGAACCCCTGCCATCGACAGTGCTATATCAGGCAATCGAGGAGTCGAGGAGAGCTGATGCCTTTCTGGTTGTAGGCTCAAGCCTTGTCGTTTATCCTGCGGCGGAGCTTCCATACATAGCGAAGAGCAATGGGGCAAAGATGATACTAATAAATGCAGAATCAACTGTTGCAGACCACATATTTGACGTCGTATTCTATGGAAAGGCTGGTGAGATACTGCCAAAGATCGTGGAGGAAGTAAAAAGGATAAAAAGTCGTATTTAG